The genomic interval TCTTGCCCTGGGTGACGTCGACGCGGACGTTGCCGGCGGCGATCGCCTCGCGCAGCTCCGCCAGGCGCGTCTGCGGGATGGAAAAGGCGACCTGGACCGGGTCCATCTGGTTGAGCGTGGCGAGGGGGGCCGCATCGGCGGCGCGGACGATGGCGCCGGGCTTCATCGGGATCGAGCCGACCCGCCCGGTCACCGGCGCGGTGATGACGGTGTAGGAGAGCTGCGTGTCCATGGCGTCGTGCGAGGCCTGGTCGACCGCGAGCTGGGCCTGCGCTGTCTTCAGCGTGGTCACCGCGGTGTCGCGGGTGACGACGCTGCCGGCGCTGGTCTTGAGCAGGTCCTGGGCGCGGCGCAGGTCGTTCTGGGCCTGCTGGATCTGCGCCTGGTCCTTCTCGATCTGGGCATCGATCTGGGCGAGCTGCGCCTTGACGGCGCGGTCGTCGAGCGTGAACAGGCGGTCGCCCTTCTGCACGCGCGCACCCTCGGCGATGTCCACGGTGGCGATCTGGCTGTCGAGGCGCGGACGGATGGCGATGGAGGCGATGGACTGGACGGTGCCGACGGCGTCGATCGTCACCGGCACGGCCTTGCTCTCGGCCTTGGCGAGCACGACCGGCACGGCGC from Labrys wisconsinensis carries:
- a CDS encoding efflux RND transporter periplasmic adaptor subunit, giving the protein MKRLANWLFVLAVIAGLGWWQRTTVVPFLVQHVPGSAAVLASVPGLAEAAAPPAANPKAAEAGRQHRGGAVPVVLAKAESKAVPVTIDAVGTVQSIASIAIRPRLDSQIATVDIAEGARVQKGDRLFTLDDRAVKAQLAQIDAQIEKDQAQIQQAQNDLRRAQDLLKTSAGSVVTRDTAVTTLKTAQAQLAVDQASHDAMDTQLSYTVITAPVTGRVGSIPMKPGAIVRAADAAPLATLNQMDPVQVAFSIPQTRLAELREAIAAGNVRVDVTQGKTTVSGTVDFIENAVDTTTGTVGVKAKVPNADEVLWPGAYVQAQVVIAPKGESITIPTAALQLGQQGPYVFAIKDGKTAQLRQVSITRSSGPDTIVTSGLSLGEDVVVDGQLRLVDGAEVSIKPPANDTAANIPVPKG